The genomic segment TTCGCGGGTGACAGTACAAAATTCAGAAGAGTAACAGGCTGGAATCCCACTCGATCGATCAACGAATATCTGAAGGTGACATTAGACTGGTGGAGAGACGAAATAGAACGATGTGGTCGTGATTCTGAGCAGCACATTGGACGGGATAACATCAATGTCTGATAAAGTAGCTATTATACTGCTCAATTGGAATAATTACAAAGACACGGCAGAATGCCTGTTATCACTGAGTCACCTTGATGATCAGAATTTCTCTGTTTTCTTAGTCGACAACCATTCAAATGATCATTCATTTGAGCAAATTAAAGCAGACTATGATCACAATAAATACGGAAATATTGAATTTTTTTTCATTCAAAGCAGAAAAAATCTGGGCTTTGCCGGAGGAAATAACATTGCTGTTCAGAAAGCATATGACCTGGGGTACCCGTACTTTTGGCTGTTAAACAACGACACGGTTGTTTTAAGAAACAGTCTGACTTATCTTTTAAAAGAAATCAAGATGCATCCGGAAGTCGGGATTGCAGGATCAAAAATCTATTATTACGGGACAAATAAAATATGGTTTGCCGGTGGCGAAATTAATACTTATACAGGAAAAACAAAACACAGGGGCATTGGGGAAATGGATCACGGTCAATATGATGAAAAAAGAATGGTTGATTATATTACAGGATGCAGTCTGTTTTTTCGAAGAGATGTTGTTGATACCATTGGATTCATGAAAGAACGGTATTTTCTGTACTATGAAGAAGCAGAGTGGAATCTGAGAGCGGGAAATTATGGATGGAAGATCCTCTATGTCCCTCAGTCCCAAATCTATCATAAAGTTTCAGCTTCAAGCGGTGGAGAGAACAATCAGGCACCCTATGTCGCGTTTTATGAAATAAGAAATGCTTATTGGATGATTAAGGATACACAGAGAAGCAAGATAAAAAGGACGCTTTCCTTCCATCATAAATACTGCAAAGCTCTAAGAAAGTTAATACAAATATATTTATTTAATCAGGACAATAAGTCTGTGCGGATAAAATACATTATCAAGGGCCTGTTGTACCGTTGAATAGACCGGTCGACACATATTCACATCATAAAAGAAAGCTGGTTTATGTTACTGAATTAACGAACTCAATTCATATGCGTATTGATTAACAGATCAGACGAAGTGATTTTGCTCAGGAGAATATTCATGAAAATGATTCACGATATACGAAAGGTGTTTAATGCTCATTTAATAACATTGATTACGGGTACTGTAATCGGTTTTATCCTGCCAGCTTTACTCCCGGTTGGTCAGTATGCAGAGATTAAAACATTCTCATTGTATCTTTCTCTGATTGGTATTTTTCACTTTGGTTTTGTGGATGGTGTTTTTCTCAAATATGGCGGGAAAAAGGCTGCAGAAATCGATAAGCAGTCATTAGTATCGGAAAAACGTTTTTTATTCTGGTTTCAATTGTTATTGACATTATTATTGGTTATAGCAGGTCTGAAGTTAGAAAATAATATTGTGCTGGCTTTTGCTCTGTCATTACTTCCAGCAAATATGATTGCTTTTTATCAATTCATTTATCAGGCATTGGGAGAATTTTCTCTTTATGCTCGAATTATGTACGTTACCTCTTTCGGTAACCTGATCATCCCACTGATCCTTATCGCTTTGAAAGTGAAATCATCTCTGTTTTATATATCAGGGATGGTTATTATTTATTATATTGTCTATCTTGCCCTGGAGCGATTTAACCCTTTCAAGCAGCATAGCAAAATAAAATGGGATTTTGCCGATTATAAGCAATGTTTCTATTCGGGTATCTTTATTTTAATCAGTAATTTTTCGATGCTCCTTTTTTATACTATGGACCGCTGGTTTGTTAAATTGTATTTTGACACGAAAAGTTTTGCCTTCTATTCTTTTGCCATTTCAATGATGACGGCTGTCAATGTATTGATCGGATCACTGACTACAACGATGTATCCCTATCTGGCAAGAATCAGAGACTCAGACAAATTATGCCGGATCAGAGATTATTTACTGATCCTCGGAACATTTGTAAGTGGCTCTATTTTCATCTTCAGTTTCATTGTCAATCATTTCATTACTGAATATGTTCATTCACTGAACATTATTACCATTCTGTTCGCCGGGTTTCCGGCAATTATCATCGTTAATGTGCTCTTTATCAATTTATATAAGGTAGAAAAGAAACAAAAAAAATATCTGATCATTGTGTCGATCCTGCTTGTGGTCTCAGCTCTTGCAATTATAATCACTGTTCATCTGTTTCACAATTATTTATCTGTTGCTTTTGTAACAGTTCTTGCGTTTTACATTTGGTTTTTTTATTCAACACATGATTTTACAAACATACAACATTCATCTGGGATTGTTTTATATTTATTCAGCTTTCTTGTTTTATATTCGGTTACTACCTATTATTGTAACGACATTGCCGGGATTATTATTTATTACCCGGCAATGGCCGTCATCACGTATTTTTTTATCGGTAAGCGTAACCCCTGGTCAAAGATGCGGGATTGATTTATACCTGACGGGAGGAGGGTTTGTGGTTGTAGTGACCAGACGTAGCCTGTCAAGGGTATCGCCGGGTGGTTCTTCAAGATTCGGAGGTTGATCAAACAGATAAGTTGTTTACTTTTGTAGTTTCTTTAACGCTGTAAATGGTGCTGCTTGCTACGGCCTTTACTGAACTGTCAGCTTTTTATCCATCACAAAAGATTTGGTCGAAAGCCCCGCTTGACACAGTTACAGAACACAAATAAACCTCCACCCGTTTACAGGGTGGAGGCTGCATATCATTCAGCACTTTAGACAGATCTGATTGCGTCACCAATAACTCTTAGAGCATCCTGTGCCTGGGGCAGGACACCAAGCTGATCAAGAAATCCATGATCACATCCGCAATATTCGATAACAGAAAGGTCAACATGGTTTTGGGCCAGTCTCACCGCAAAGATATCCATTCCTACCCGGAAAAAATCAAATTCCGCTTCAATTAAAAGAGTTTCCCGGAATGTCAAATCAAGCGCAACAACCATGGAGTCAGGCCGTGAGCTAGCTTGCCAGCGCGGCCTCAATAAGCTCGGAGGCGCTAGCATAGCTGAGCGCCTTACGGTGTTTCTGATGTATATAGTAATCTAAAAGTACCCCAGGATAGTCACTGAAAACTCCCCCACTCTATTATAATAAACCCACAGACTATAAATTCTTTTGTGGGGAGAATGGGAAGATGATTGCTTTGATGCAGAAACAAGACATTTTACTTATGTATTTGAGAGAGGGGCGATCCTAAAGAGAGATTGCGAGAGAAACGGGGGTTGATCGAGAAAGCCTTCGGCAATTTAAAGGAACGGCTGAATCTTCGTCGGACTTCTGTTTCCTCCGAGGAGAATTTGGAAGGCAAACTTTTCGTCCAGTTCATGGCCTTGTTCTATCTTTCGTACATAAAAAAAGCCATGAGCAATCATTATCTGTTCAAACAGTACATCATTCAGGAACTTCTAGATGGACTGGACATGATCGAACAGTACAGTTAACCCGGCGGTCACATCCATTTGGGTGAGTTGACAAAGGAACAGATAAATCTTTATCAATACCTTGGTGTGGATTCACTGGCCTTGGTATAATTTCACGGGAATTCAGGTTAAAAAACGGTTCAACAGCGGTTGAATGATTATCCTCCCATGACGAAAAAAAAAAACAAGGAAAGAAACTAATGTTTCAATACTGATGAAGCTTTTCGCTTGATCCATAACTATATAGTAAAGGTCGAAAGAGGAGAGCTTGAGTGATGGCTTAAAGAAGATCCAGCCGTTCAATCGGATACGGAAGGAATTATGTGTGATGCGTGGATGTATCGTTTCAAGAATAGGAATATTTATCATGTGGTAACCCCGTTGGCAACCCTCGTGAAATTCTTGGCATCAGTGGTAAAAAATGGTATGACTGATACAATTCATTGACCGTATTCAGTCGAAGATGGATGTTGATATAATAAGGGGAAATAATCCATTTACTATTGTCATTGGGACGGGAAAACCAAATTGTATGATCTTCTTGAACATGGCGAACAAACTGTTGTGATGTTTTAGGGTAAGATTAAGAGAGTGAAGTCAGGAAGGTGGGGATGAGTGGTAGACAATATTAAATTATAGAGAGAAGCTGCCGACAAAACAGAAAAACAAAACTTGGAGATGATTTAATGATGTTAGGATAGTCTTACGGACACATTTTAGTTAAACTAAGAATTAACGAAAGGGTGTGTCCCGTATGGACAGCGGAAAGACGACCAAAAAATTCAATAAAGAATTTCAGCAGATGATTGTGGAGCTCTACCAGGCAGGCACTCCGGTCAAAGATCTCAGCAGCGAATATGGCGTATCGGAAACGACGATTTATAAATGGATTAAGAAACTGAATCCCATTCCTTTAGAAGATGGGAAATCCTTCACTCCTGAGGATTACCTGAAGCTTCAGAAAGAGATACGACGCATTCAGGAGGAAAATGAAATATTAAAAAAAGCTATGGCCATATTCGCAAAAAAGTAACTTCAGCTGAGATGTGTGTTTTGATTGATCGCCTGCAACAAAAACATCCTATAAAAACGGTATGCCAAGTGCTGGACATGCCGCGAAGTACTTATTATCAGGCTAAAAGTGCCTGTGAGTCCAGCCTGGCCCGTGAGAATCGAGAGTTGATGCAGCGCATTCAGGCCCTTTATACAGAAAGTAAACGAATATACGGAGCTCCCAAGATTCAGAAACGCTTGAGAAAAGAAGGCTTCAGGGTCAGCCTCAAACGCGTGCAGCGGCTGATGAGACGAGCCAATCTGCGTTCCATCATTGTGAAAAAGTATCGTCCGCAATCGAACCAGGGACCGGTTGAGAACAGAAAAAATGTACTGGCTCAAGATTTTACAGCCACAAAAATCAACCAAAAATGGGTGGCTGATATCACTTATATTCACACAATCAAAGAGGGCTGGTGCTACCTGGCCTCAGTCATGGACCTGTGTACACGACAAATTGTTGGTTATTCTTTTTCACGGAGCATGACCACGGAGCTCGCCCTGCGACCTTGAATAAAGAGGAAATTCATCAGACGACCTATAAAGATTTCGATGAAGCAAGACGTGCTCTCTTTCAATACATTGAAGGCTGGTACAACAGGGCTAGAATACATAGCGTTTTCGATTATCTGACGCCTCAGGAAGCAGAAGACAAGTTTTTGAAGACGGCCTGATCAACATGCCGCACGAGCACCGCTTGACATGGAGAGGCAAGCGATGTAGGCTATCTCGCCAGGCGAAAGAGATTTACCCTTTCGCCCTTCGCCAAAAAACATCGCCCGTAGAGGCTCCATGTCAAGCGATTCAGATCAAACTCAAAATGACGCAACAAGCTCTCAATCTAAACTTTTTTGTGTCCAATATATTGATTTACATCCACGATTCAAATGTATCGAAATCAGGAACAGCAACTCATTATGCCGGAAGACTTTTCCTCCCCTTCGGAGGTACATTGAATAAAGATAACCGCTGGGTACATCTGGCTCAGACCATCCCCTGGTGGAAAGTTGGGGAGCACTACGCTGCAACGAGTCTTAATGAACTGGTGGATAGATATTATGAAACTGATGATTGCTAAAGGAGAACGGGTACACTAAAACTGTGGTGAAAAATTACTGGAATAATCCGATTAACCCTTATAATCAATACGTTCGTGAAGAATCCAGACGGGTATGAATTTGAGATTTAGTATCATACGGCGGAAAGCTTTGCACTGAAGAATGGCAGGCTTCATGAGCTGTATGAAAAATGGCGGGCTATTGAAGATAAGGCTTCAAAAAAAGCCGTGTCTTTAGCCAGAGAAATGGCAGGAAAGAGGCTTAAACGGCCCAATCGAATAAATAAGGTGAAATAGCCTATGAACTTTATTATATTAATGATTTGAAACTGCTAGGCAAAGTTGACCGCTTTGTACCGTATATTTACCAAAAGGGTAAGGACTGGATGGTCGATAATCAAAACATCCTGATGGATCGGCTCATGGGCTATGATAGCGGAGAAAAATCCCTTGGGAATACCTCGGCGCTGACCTTGATTGACGAGATCACGGAAGAACAAGCAAACGAGAAAATTAAAGAGCTCGAAAAGTAAGTGGCGTTCAAAAGTTGGGTGCTTTTATTATTGGATATCAGTAAACTGTTAACCCATATTCATCAGGTCCCCTAACTCGACTTCGACAGTCTAGTGCATCGTAGCTACCATATTTGCTTTAATTTTCTACCGTGAGTTTAGGGTACAGCGATTGTAATTTGGTACGGGCATCGGCTGTGGTGAATTGCCACTTGACTGCAATCGACTGATGATTACGATCATCGCACCAGGTATTTAGCTCCCGATCCAGTTCTTCGATGGTCGGTATCCTGCGATTTAAGCATTGTTTCGAAAATAGATTCAACCCGATCTCTGCGATATTCAGCCAGCTGCCATGTTTCGGAGTGTAGTGAATGTCCAGCTTATCCAGAATCCGCTTCACTTCGGTTGGCGGATACTTCTTATACAACGAGCCGATGCGATGTGTGTTCAGATTGTCCATGACTAAGACGATTTTTTTGGCTTGCGGATACAGATCATCGACTAAATGATGCATCACTTCGGCAAAGTCCATCGCCGTCCGGGTAGGTCTGACGTCGACATATTGCTTACCGGTCAAAGGTTCGATAAGCCCGAAGATCGAACAGGAACCTTTCCGCTCGTATTCATAGTCAACTTTGCGAGGACTTTTGTTTCGGATCGGCAGGGGCTGAACTTTATCGGCATGCATCATGTAGGATTTTTCATCCAGACAGATTAACGGCTTTTGTGGATCGTACGGGCGCGAATAGGCGTCCAGCACATCTTCTATATGAGCTACGAATTCGGCGTCTTGTTTTTTGGGGATGGCCCAGTATTCATCGTGGTGAGGCTTAAGTTCGTTTTTTTTACATCCGGCGGATCGCGTCTTTTTTCACGGGGACATCCAGGATCACTTTGCATTCCTGTTCCAATAGCCGTAATGACCAGTGCGAATAGCCTTCAGGTGCCCACAAGCGAGTTTGACAATTTTCGTTTCGGCTTCACCATCGATTTTCTGGTGCGAGTGATTCGACCCCTCACCGCGATTAAAGGTTAGGACCTCATCAAAGCTATTGTTCACAAAAAACCGGGTCACTTTGGCCACGGTTGAGGGGGCAACACGATTATACTTCGCAATCTCTTTGCGCTGGTGTGTTTCTCCGTGATTGATATCGGCATCAAGTAAAATCTGACTGCGTTTCTTGATGGTTTGATTGGTCGTTTTGTCTTTCAGGATGTTCTTAAGCCGGGTCACTTCGTCGTCAGTTAAAGCAACGATGTATTTTATAGGACGCATTATTTCACCTTTTTAAATAGATTCTATCAACAAAGGTAAAGTATTACAGTTCATTTTAAAAACTTGGCTACGATGCACTAGATAGATAAAAATACTAATAGAATAATGATGGAGAGCAAATCAGCATTAACGATGAACAAATTAACCGAAACGAAAGCTTATTCAGAAAGAATGTGGCTTCTTTATGTCATCTTCAAAATATAGTATACAAATAGTAAATCAATATTTGGTTCTCAGTAGAATGTATGATATGTTCAGATTCCCAACAGATTATAAAAGCACGCCAACGATACTGTATTATTTTCATTTATTAGAAAAAGACAATATTGACAATGTTTTTTCACTTCAGAATAGTTTTAAAGAGATAAATTACGAACAGCAGGCTGATCTCCTAAGTGACTTAAATGACGAGGAGACTCTTTCGTTTGTTATTGGGAAACTTAATGGTAGTTATTATCGATTAGTTGGATTAAATATTAATCCTGAAATAAGAATCTACTTTGCAAATGATTTACAAATCAAGCCTTATTTTCTAGTTGTTCAATCTTCGAGGATTCGACCAAGCCTTTGGTCTAGAATTACTAGTGTAACGAATCAGAAGAAGTTCTACATTGGTGGGGACGAGGAGACCGCTTGGAATGAAAATGATTTTGTTCAAATGGCCAGAAGTTTTCCCAATAGAACAGAAATTGACAAATATATCGACAGTGAAACATCCAAACGAGTACAAAACTACGTTGACTTGAAGGAAAATTACCCTAAAAAATTGGACAATTACATTTCAAGGAAAATCATTTATCAACCGATGCCCGCCGCCCCAGAGATAAAAGAACTTGATTTACAGACACGCAAATCGATTGAAAAATGGATTCAAAAGATGGATGGTTGGTTGAAAGAAGACGTGGATGAAAAATCTTGGCAACGGTTCTTGTTACAGATTTTTCCTTTCCTATTTCCACAATATATATATTTCAAACGAGAAATACGTATTCCAATAGACAGTAATTCTAAAAAACTAATAGATATCCCAGACTTCTTCGCATTGAAAAACACGGGTTCTATAGATCTTATCGAAATTAAAAAACCTTCATTCCAGGTTTTACGCCGTGGACAATACAGGGGAAATTATGTGTTTAGTAATGAACTAGAGGGGCAGATCACCCAAACCCAAAAGTATCTATATAATCTTACTAGATGGGGTAAGGCCGGTGAAAATCAACTGTCAAAAAAATTTCAACAAGAAATGAGAGATTCAAATGTTCGTGTTTTTACTAGGAATCCGAAGGCATTGCTGGTTATTGGGCGATCAAATAAACTGGATGAAGAACAAATCAGAGACTTTGATATATTACGACAAAAACAAGAAGATATAGCCGATATAATTACATATGATGACCTCTTAAAAAGAATGAAAATGATTCTATTACGGAACTTTAACGGTTATTGGGAGTGATGCTTGTTAGCATCGATGAAAAAATGTCACTTTGCCTGCACCCGTTCCTACGTTTGAGGCTTCTCAGTTTTTTCGGAACGCTAAATTTTTTTAGCCAACATTCGTAACGTCATCTAAGTCCAATTTTTAATTTTTTTGCAGGAATTCTCAATTCTCCGTTTTTTCTCGAATGTGTTTGAAAAGGCTGTATTCATCGGGAAGAGGCGATAATTTTGGAAAAATTGGATCAGGTGCTCATGTTATCAGTCGGCACTTTCCAGCTGATCGCCGCCATCTGTGAAGAGATTGGCTACCGGGAGACTATCGACTAACTTCCTGACTGGGATCGAGTACGGGCACAGGCCTCACCCGGCCGGCGTCAGGTTGAAGGCTCTGGTTATCAATCTTCTGATGGATCACCAGCCGATCTATTAGATGCGCATCTTTGCGGATAAAGATCTGGAAAAGCTTCGTATCCGATGTCAAGCTGCAGCAACTCAGTGATTATGAGAGGGTACTTTTAGATTACTATATACAGTTACAACCCGGATTAATTTATACCAAGGTCGTAAGCGTCAAATCCCCTCCCTTTGCCACAGATTAACCTGGTGCTCCTTTACGGTCAGACATCCGGTCTGCCGGTAGCTTATCGTAAGTTGACAGCCAGCGCATTGCCGATGTCAAAACGATACGGACACTGCTCGCTGATGTGGATTTTCTTAAGCAAAAGAAAGTGAAAGTAGTGATGGATGAACTGACCCCTAAAAGTTGGACATAGTTTTTTTAGAATTCCACTGGCATCGCTTCATAACGACCACTCAGCATCCTCAATTGATAAACTCTACATGATTTTTAACAGACTGAAGGTTTTTTTAAGATCTAATCCTGTTTTGAAGATGTGAAAAGATGCGAAGAAAGTGAACTGAAAGAGAATCAGGGGGAACAAACCCAGTGATACCGCCGGATGTCTGGGTGGCAAATTTGTTATTGCAATCAAGCACTTCGAAACATTTTAAATTGAGATGGAGTAATTAAAGCAGAAAGTCCGTCGAGGAACCCGTCAAGCTTTTTTTAGTGCACCCGTCATGGACGATAACTTGGCAGTGAAAGACCGCTGTGGGTTGCAGTGGTCCAACTACTAGCTGAAGACAAGGCTGTCCACCGCGAGGGAGAATCTGAAGAAGGTCTGAGGTAAAGTGCTGAACTTACTGTACACATTTTTTCAGAGCATTCAGCAACACTTTGGTATTTTTTAAAGATGAAAGCGCTTTTATACTTATATTGAAGGGAGGGAAGCAAGGTGAAAAAGAAGAACGTTCATATCGTTCCCCACACTCATTGGGATCGTGAATGGTATTTTACAAATTCTCGTTCGACAGTTTACTTAATCAGTCAGGTCAATGAGGTGATTGACGTCTTAGAAAAGAACCCTGATACGTAC from the Sporolactobacillus sp. Y61 genome contains:
- a CDS encoding glycosyltransferase family 2 protein — its product is MSDKVAIILLNWNNYKDTAECLLSLSHLDDQNFSVFLVDNHSNDHSFEQIKADYDHNKYGNIEFFFIQSRKNLGFAGGNNIAVQKAYDLGYPYFWLLNNDTVVLRNSLTYLLKEIKMHPEVGIAGSKIYYYGTNKIWFAGGEINTYTGKTKHRGIGEMDHGQYDEKRMVDYITGCSLFFRRDVVDTIGFMKERYFLYYEEAEWNLRAGNYGWKILYVPQSQIYHKVSASSGGENNQAPYVAFYEIRNAYWMIKDTQRSKIKRTLSFHHKYCKALRKLIQIYLFNQDNKSVRIKYIIKGLLYR
- a CDS encoding oligosaccharide flippase family protein; the protein is MKMIHDIRKVFNAHLITLITGTVIGFILPALLPVGQYAEIKTFSLYLSLIGIFHFGFVDGVFLKYGGKKAAEIDKQSLVSEKRFLFWFQLLLTLLLVIAGLKLENNIVLAFALSLLPANMIAFYQFIYQALGEFSLYARIMYVTSFGNLIIPLILIALKVKSSLFYISGMVIIYYIVYLALERFNPFKQHSKIKWDFADYKQCFYSGIFILISNFSMLLFYTMDRWFVKLYFDTKSFAFYSFAISMMTAVNVLIGSLTTTMYPYLARIRDSDKLCRIRDYLLILGTFVSGSIFIFSFIVNHFITEYVHSLNIITILFAGFPAIIIVNVLFINLYKVEKKQKKYLIIVSILLVVSALAIIITVHLFHNYLSVAFVTVLAFYIWFFYSTHDFTNIQHSSGIVLYLFSFLVLYSVTTYYCNDIAGIIIYYPAMAVITYFFIGKRNPWSKMRD
- a CDS encoding Shedu immune nuclease family protein, which codes for MSSSKYSIQIVNQYLVLSRMYDMFRFPTDYKSTPTILYYFHLLEKDNIDNVFSLQNSFKEINYEQQADLLSDLNDEETLSFVIGKLNGSYYRLVGLNINPEIRIYFANDLQIKPYFLVVQSSRIRPSLWSRITSVTNQKKFYIGGDEETAWNENDFVQMARSFPNRTEIDKYIDSETSKRVQNYVDLKENYPKKLDNYISRKIIYQPMPAAPEIKELDLQTRKSIEKWIQKMDGWLKEDVDEKSWQRFLLQIFPFLFPQYIYFKREIRIPIDSNSKKLIDIPDFFALKNTGSIDLIEIKKPSFQVLRRGQYRGNYVFSNELEGQITQTQKYLYNLTRWGKAGENQLSKKFQQEMRDSNVRVFTRNPKALLVIGRSNKLDEEQIRDFDILRQKQEDIADIITYDDLLKRMKMILLRNFNGYWE